The following DNA comes from Methanothermus fervidus DSM 2088.
CCCATAACCAATATTCTCAATGGTTCGGCTCCAGGAACATATTGGCTTCCAAAAAGCAATGAAATTACAGGTGATGCAAATACAGCTATTCCAACACATATAGGCAGCACTGTTAACATCACAATTCTATATGATTGTGTCACATAGTCTTCTAAAAGTTTTTTATTTTTTAAAGAATAAGCTTCTGAAGCTGCTGGAAGCGCTGCTGTTGCAACTGAAATGGATATTACCAAAGGTAATCTTGCAATAGGATCTGCAGCAGAATAATATCCAAGATATATCGTAGGTAAAAAGTGACCAATTAAAAATGTATCAATATCATATATAGCCATTTCAGATAAAGCTGCAAGAATAACAGGTATTGAAAAATTTAAAAGCATTTTAGCTATTTTAATTTCTTTTTTAAAATCTATTTTTGGATATGTGAAATCATCAGCTAAATATTTTTTAAATACAATTAATGATGCTATTAAAGACACTAAAAATCCTAAAGCAGTTCCAATTACAGCCCCAACAACATAAAAACCTAAAACGACCAATATTGCTGCAAAAATAATTATACCAACTTGTTCTACAAATCTTGTTACAACGATATATTCCATTTTATAAATTCCTTGAAATAAGCCTCTAAATACTCCAACAATCACGCTAAAAGGCAATATTAGAGCTACAGCTTGTAATGGAAGTATAGCGTTTGGTTTGTGAAAAAAGTTACAAGCTATCCATGGAGAAGTAAAAAATATTACTAATGAAAATATGAACGCTAAAAGTATCATTAGTTTCATTGATACATATAAAACAGCCCTTGCATCTTCTTTTTTATCCAATACCATATATTCGGCAACATATTTAGCAATGGCTGGTGGTAGCCCCCCAGCAGCCAATATCTGGAATATTCCTTGAAAAGGCATTGTAAGTCCTAGTATACCATAACCTTCTGGCCCAAGCATCCTACTCATTAGGAATCTATAAATATATCCTCCAATACGAAAAATAAAATTACCAATTATTATTAAAAATGTCCCTTTCACAAGCTTTGAAGTACTCATTAAACCACCTTTTTACTCTGTCAATACTACACATGCATCCTTTTCTACAAGTACCGTATGTTCTGCCTGAGAAACCCATGAATCGCTTTTTTCTTTTAAAACATGATAGGGATAAATAATTCGTGGTCTAATAAGAACTTTTAATGCATGTTTTAATCCTTTACTTCCAAGTTTTTTCTCTAACCATCTTTCTGCAAAAGGCAATGTCCTATATTCTTTTTTCACATGTCTTAAAACACGTAATGCATATGGATCTCTCACAGGCCTATCTCTCAAAAATCTAAATATATAAGTTTCTGGTTTGTCAACAACATAACCAACACCATCTGTTGCAAATGGTTCTATTGCAACCACATCTCCTTCCCTTAATTTATGAGAGTTTTGACCCTTAACATTTGGAATAGATAATCCTGAATGTAGGACCCATCTATCAATACTATGCCCTGTTAAATTACTGATGGGTTTAAATCCAAATTTATTTATTGTATTTTCAATTACTTCACCAATTTTACCTATTTCCACACCATCTCTTATTGTATTAATAGCATTTTCTAAGGCAGATTCTGCGGCTTCTATCATTTTTTTATTTTTTTCTGCCAATTCATCGTTATAATTTTTTAAATCTTCATAACCTTCCACAAGTACTGTAGTTGCAGTGTCTCCAATGAAACCATCTACATGGACGCCTATATCAATTTTGACTAAATCACCTGGCAGTATTTTCCTATCATCATTACATGGTGGACTGTAATGTGCTGTAATTTCATTTACTGATATATTACATGGGAATGCTGGTTTTGCACCCATTTTTTCTATTTCATTTTCTATAAATTCTGCCAAATCCAATATTTTCATTTCGCCTTTTACAGCTTTAATTGCTTTTTTTCTAACTTTTGATGCAATTTTGCCAGCTTTCTTGAACTTTTCCATGATAACCACTCACTTAACATGCAATTAAAAGACATTTTATCCATGCTTTTTTACAATCAAAAATTTTATTATGGATATAACTTTTCATCCAAAAAATCAATACTACTCTAGTAAATTTTGTTACTCAAAAATAAAAACCATAATTTGAAAATTATAAATTTTTTTACACTCCTTAAATTTATACATAAAATTCAAAAATTTTATTTGTCCGAAAACTTTATATATGAAAAATTCAAAGGTAAATTATAGCTAAGAAGAATGCCGCCGTAGCTCAGTAGGTAGAGCGCTCGGCTGTTAACCGAGTGGTCGCAGGTTCGAGTCCTGCCGGCGGCGTTATTTTGGGC
Coding sequences within:
- a CDS encoding polysaccharide biosynthesis protein (COGs: COG2244 Membrane protein involved in the export of O-antigen and teichoic acid~InterPro IPR002797~KEGG: msi:Msm_1208 teichoic acid transporter~PFAM: polysaccharide biosynthesis protein~SPTR: B9AFJ0 Putative uncharacterized protein~PFAM: Polysaccharide biosynthesis protein), which encodes MSTSKLVKGTFLIIIGNFIFRIGGYIYRFLMSRMLGPEGYGILGLTMPFQGIFQILAAGGLPPAIAKYVAEYMVLDKKEDARAVLYVSMKLMILLAFIFSLVIFFTSPWIACNFFHKPNAILPLQAVALILPFSVIVGVFRGLFQGIYKMEYIVVTRFVEQVGIIIFAAILVVLGFYVVGAVIGTALGFLVSLIASLIVFKKYLADDFTYPKIDFKKEIKIAKMLLNFSIPVILAALSEMAIYDIDTFLIGHFLPTIYLGYYSAADPIARLPLVISISVATAALPAASEAYSLKNKKLLEDYVTQSYRIVMLTVLPICVGIAVFASPVISLLFGSQYVPGAEPLRILVMGMTFYTFFVVSSSIIQGVGRPSLPMYILFFGTILNFIFNWFLIPIYGMVGAATATSSATFIIMLISMFKTFEVTGVKPPFSAFTKIIIASLLLGIILSFLPKTIFMLILMVFISPVIYTIFLMVLKGFEEKDIKLIRKAGRKMGPLAKYIDKIANILEKFIS
- a CDS encoding methionine aminopeptidase, type II (COGs: COG0024 Methionine aminopeptidase~InterPro IPR000994: IPR001714: IPR018349: IPR002468~KEGG: mth:MTH1296 methionine aminopeptidase~PFAM: peptidase M24~PRIAM: Methionyl aminopeptidase~SPTR: P22624 Probable methionine aminopeptidase (Fragment)~TIGRFAM: methionine aminopeptidase, type II~PFAM: Metallopeptidase family M24~TIGRFAM: methionine aminopeptidase, type II), with amino-acid sequence MEKFKKAGKIASKVRKKAIKAVKGEMKILDLAEFIENEIEKMGAKPAFPCNISVNEITAHYSPPCNDDRKILPGDLVKIDIGVHVDGFIGDTATTVLVEGYEDLKNYNDELAEKNKKMIEAAESALENAINTIRDGVEIGKIGEVIENTINKFGFKPISNLTGHSIDRWVLHSGLSIPNVKGQNSHKLREGDVVAIEPFATDGVGYVVDKPETYIFRFLRDRPVRDPYALRVLRHVKKEYRTLPFAERWLEKKLGSKGLKHALKVLIRPRIIYPYHVLKEKSDSWVSQAEHTVLVEKDACVVLTE